One Prodigiosinella aquatilis DNA window includes the following coding sequences:
- the lptF gene encoding LPS export ABC transporter permease LptF — MIIIRYLVRETFKSQVAILFILLLIFFCQKLVRILGAAVDGDIPTNLVLSLLGLGIPEMAQLILPLSLFLGLLMAYGRLYSESEITVMHACGMGKNVLLKAALLLSIFTVVLATVNVLWLSPWSSRHQDEVLAEAKANPGMATLAEGQFQSTQDGNSVLFVSNVNGQEFEHVFLAQLRPRDNSRPSVVVADRGHVSQNSDGSQIVTLNKGTRYEGTAMLRDFRITDFKDYKAIVGHQAVTVDPSNVEQMSMKTLWHSKDINARAEFHWRLTLIVSVLVMAIMVVPLSVVNPRQGRVLSMLPAMLLYLIFFLLQSSLRSNAGKGKLDPMIWMWFTNLVYFAIGVGLNLWDSVPARKIRARLNLRGAA, encoded by the coding sequence GTGATCATCATTCGATATCTGGTACGGGAAACTTTCAAGAGCCAAGTAGCCATTCTTTTTATTCTGCTGCTGATTTTTTTCTGTCAAAAATTAGTACGAATATTAGGCGCTGCGGTTGATGGCGATATTCCGACAAATTTGGTTTTATCCTTGCTGGGGCTGGGTATCCCGGAGATGGCGCAACTTATTCTGCCGTTGAGCCTGTTCCTCGGATTATTGATGGCCTATGGCCGTTTATACTCTGAAAGTGAAATCACAGTCATGCATGCCTGCGGGATGGGGAAGAATGTCCTGCTGAAGGCGGCGTTATTGTTGTCTATATTCACTGTTGTACTGGCGACGGTGAATGTCTTATGGCTGAGCCCCTGGTCCTCGCGTCATCAGGATGAAGTGTTGGCGGAGGCGAAAGCCAACCCCGGAATGGCAACGTTGGCGGAAGGGCAGTTTCAATCGACTCAGGATGGTAACTCTGTGCTGTTTGTCAGCAATGTCAACGGCCAGGAGTTCGAACATGTATTTTTGGCACAGTTGCGCCCCCGCGATAATAGCCGTCCATCTGTGGTGGTGGCAGACCGTGGTCATGTTTCACAGAACAGTGATGGTTCCCAGATTGTCACGCTGAATAAGGGTACCCGCTATGAAGGTACGGCTATGCTGCGCGATTTTCGCATCACGGATTTTAAAGACTATAAGGCTATCGTGGGTCATCAGGCAGTGACCGTTGATCCCAGTAATGTAGAACAGATGAGCATGAAAACGCTGTGGCACTCCAAAGATATTAATGCCAGAGCTGAGTTTCATTGGCGTTTGACGTTGATCGTTTCTGTTTTGGTGATGGCCATAATGGTGGTGCCACTCAGTGTGGTTAACCCGCGTCAGGGGCGTGTGTTGAGTATGCTCCCGGCAATGTTGCTCTACCTGATTTTCTTTTTGTTACAGAGCTCGTTACGTTCCAATGCTGGCAAAGGTAAGCTCGACCCGATGATATGGATGTGGTTTACCAACCTGGTCTATTTCGCTATTGGAGTGGGACTCAACCTGTGGGATAGCGTTCCTGCGCGTAAAATACGGGCCCGTCTGAATCTGAGAGGGGCGGCCTGA
- the lptG gene encoding LPS export ABC transporter permease LptG — MFGVLDRYIGKTIFNTIMMTLFMLVSLSGIIKFVDQLRKVGQGSYSVMGAGIYTLLSVPKDIEIFFPMAALLGALLGLGTLATRSELVVMQASGFTRLQIAGSVMKTAIPLVLLTMMIGEWGAPQGEQLARDYRSQMMYGGSMLSSQNGLWAKDGTDFVYIQRVVSDTELAGVNIYHFDKNDKLLFVRYAASANFDDGVWKLSQVEESDLQNSKQIGGSQMLSGVWKTNLTPDKLSAVALDPSALSIHGLYNYIKYLKQSGQESNRYQLNMWSKLFSPFSVAVMMLMALSFIFGPLRSVSAGMRIVIGISFGFLFYVLDQIFGPLSLVYHIPPILGALLPSMLFLVISILLLLKRR, encoded by the coding sequence ATGTTTGGTGTATTAGATCGTTATATCGGTAAAACCATTTTTAATACCATCATGATGACTTTGTTCATGTTGGTTTCGTTGTCTGGCATCATCAAGTTTGTTGATCAGTTACGTAAGGTAGGGCAGGGCAGTTATTCGGTGATGGGTGCTGGTATATACACACTGCTCAGTGTGCCGAAAGACATTGAAATATTTTTCCCGATGGCGGCTTTACTGGGGGCGTTGTTAGGGCTGGGAACACTGGCTACCCGTAGTGAATTAGTGGTGATGCAGGCCTCTGGTTTTACCCGTCTACAAATTGCTGGTTCGGTAATGAAAACCGCCATTCCGCTGGTACTGCTGACGATGATGATCGGTGAGTGGGGCGCGCCACAAGGCGAGCAGTTGGCGCGTGATTATCGTTCCCAGATGATGTACGGTGGTTCCATGCTTTCCTCCCAGAATGGATTGTGGGCCAAAGATGGCACCGATTTTGTGTATATTCAGCGGGTCGTGAGTGACACTGAGCTTGCCGGAGTGAACATTTACCATTTCGACAAAAATGATAAATTGCTTTTTGTCCGTTATGCCGCTTCCGCCAATTTCGATGATGGTGTCTGGAAGCTGTCTCAGGTTGAAGAGTCTGATCTCCAAAACAGCAAACAGATTGGTGGTAGCCAAATGCTCAGTGGCGTGTGGAAAACCAATCTGACACCAGACAAATTGAGTGCGGTAGCCCTTGACCCCAGTGCGCTCTCTATTCATGGTTTGTACAATTATATTAAATATCTTAAACAGAGCGGGCAGGAATCTAATCGCTATCAGCTCAACATGTGGAGCAAGCTGTTTTCACCCTTTTCTGTAGCGGTGATGATGCTAATGGCACTATCCTTTATTTTCGGCCCACTGCGCAGTGTATCGGCAGGTATGAGGATAGTGATTGGTATTAGCTTCGGTTTCCTGTTTTATGTGCTGGATCAGATCTTCGGACCGTTGAGTCTGGTGTATCACATTCCGCCGATCCTGGGGGCATTACTGCCAAGTATGCTATTCCTGGTTATCAGCATTTTGTTATTGCTCAAGCGTCGATAA
- a CDS encoding DDE-type integrase/transposase/recombinase translates to MASGARRVIACREVSLSLRTWRRWQKCREDGRPGAVRPTPGNRLSTEEEQQIRDICHRPEYASLPPTQIVPRLADKGIYLASESTFYRVLRRYGEVHRRGRQLRPQRVPVPTTFTASEPCQVWSWDITWLPSVVRGRWFYLYMIIDLYSRKITGYEVHETESGEQAAALMQRSVMREGCWRQPLVLHADNGAAMKSQTLQMKLGSCQRS, encoded by the coding sequence GTGGCATCCGGAGCCCGACGTGTTATCGCCTGCCGGGAAGTCAGTCTGAGTCTGCGTACCTGGCGGCGGTGGCAAAAGTGTCGGGAGGATGGTCGTCCGGGGGCCGTAAGGCCCACCCCGGGAAATCGCCTCAGCACAGAGGAAGAGCAACAGATACGGGATATCTGCCACCGGCCGGAGTATGCGAGCCTGCCTCCGACCCAAATTGTGCCACGACTGGCAGATAAAGGTATTTATCTGGCGAGCGAATCAACCTTTTATCGGGTGCTGCGCCGTTATGGAGAAGTTCATCGGCGGGGACGTCAGTTACGGCCACAGCGGGTGCCGGTGCCGACAACCTTCACCGCCAGTGAGCCCTGCCAGGTGTGGTCATGGGACATCACCTGGTTACCCTCAGTGGTGCGCGGTCGCTGGTTTTACCTGTATATGATAATCGACCTGTACAGCCGGAAAATCACGGGTTACGAAGTGCATGAAACGGAAAGTGGCGAACAGGCCGCGGCCTTAATGCAGCGCAGTGTGATGCGTGAGGGATGCTGGCGTCAGCCCCTGGTGCTGCATGCGGATAACGGGGCCGCAATGAAATCACAGACCCTGCAGATGAAACTCGGTAGCTGTCAACGAAGTTGA
- a CDS encoding IS3 family transposase (programmed frameshift): MKRYSPERKAAVLAKLLPPYNMTVTALAQQEGISEATLYNWRVQAKLEGKPVPGANKTTDLWSTEARFAVIVETATLSEAELSEYCRRKGLYPEQIAQWKQDFLQTPQVDTRQSQKQAQKKIKGLERELARKEKALAEAAALLVLRKKPESVLRRGGRGRLTPAHECVRLIRWIREAMSAGARLIPACREAGLSLSTWRRWNHQAEDRRPTAERPVPANKLTAEEEHQIVTVCNEPEYASLPPAQIVPRLADKGLYLASESTFYRVLRRQGQVHHRGRSRAPLKVNKPTRYQAVGPCQVWTWDVTWLASRVRGRYFYLYLIEDIFSRKIVGYEVHEEESGERAAALLHRTVLRERCYRHPLVLHADNGAPMKSQTLKAKLEELNITGSHSRPRVSNDNPYVESLFRTLKYAPSWPSSGFLDLAEARRWVEGFSRWYNKEHRHGAISYVTPEQRHQGEDISLLAKRKALYDMAKKARPERWSASCRQWQRVDVVMLNPDKPETGLKSAA, from the exons ATGAAACGTTATTCACCAGAGCGTAAGGCCGCTGTATTAGCTAAATTACTTCCTCCTTACAACATGACCGTCACCGCACTTGCACAACAGGAAGGGATATCGGAAGCTACCCTTTATAATTGGCGGGTCCAAGCCAAACTGGAGGGAAAACCAGTGCCCGGTGCCAACAAAACCACAGACCTTTGGTCGACAGAAGCCCGTTTTGCCGTCATCGTTGAAACCGCCACACTCAGTGAAGCCGAACTGAGCGAATACTGCCGTCGCAAAGGGCTTTATCCTGAACAAATAGCGCAGTGGAAACAGGATTTTCTCCAGACGCCACAAGTCGATACCCGGCAGTCGCAAAAACAGGCCCAAAAGAAAATCAAAGGGCTGGAGCGTGAATTGGCGCGCAAAGAAAAGGCCCTGGCGGAGGCGGCAGCCCTGCTGGTCCTGAGAAAAAAGC CTGAATCAGTATTACGGCGAGGCGGACGAGGACGACTGACCCCCGCTCACGAATGCGTGCGACTGATCCGATGGATACGTGAAGCCATGAGCGCCGGTGCACGTCTGATCCCCGCTTGTCGGGAAGCAGGGTTAAGCCTGAGCACCTGGCGGCGCTGGAATCACCAGGCTGAAGACCGTCGTCCCACGGCAGAGCGTCCGGTACCAGCCAATAAACTGACCGCCGAAGAAGAGCATCAGATAGTCACGGTATGTAATGAGCCGGAATATGCCAGCCTGCCGCCGGCGCAGATCGTGCCACGGCTGGCGGACAAGGGCCTCTATCTGGCCAGTGAATCGACGTTTTACCGGGTACTGCGGCGGCAGGGTCAAGTACATCACCGTGGCCGTAGCCGCGCACCGCTGAAGGTGAATAAACCGACCCGCTATCAGGCTGTTGGGCCATGCCAAGTGTGGACGTGGGACGTCACCTGGCTGGCCTCCAGGGTTCGCGGCCGCTATTTTTATCTGTATCTGATAGAAGATATTTTTAGCCGTAAAATCGTCGGTTACGAGGTTCACGAAGAGGAAAGCGGCGAGCGAGCGGCCGCGCTGCTGCACCGCACCGTGTTACGTGAACGGTGTTACCGCCATCCGTTAGTGTTACATGCCGACAATGGTGCGCCGATGAAATCCCAGACGCTGAAAGCGAAACTGGAAGAACTGAACATCACGGGTTCGCACAGCCGACCACGAGTCAGCAACGATAATCCGTATGTGGAGTCGCTGTTCAGAACGCTAAAATATGCTCCGTCGTGGCCGTCATCAGGCTTCCTGGATCTGGCTGAAGCCCGGCGTTGGGTGGAGGGCTTTAGCCGGTGGTATAACAAGGAGCATCGGCATGGCGCGATCAGTTATGTCACACCAGAACAACGGCATCAGGGAGAAGATATAAGCCTGCTGGCAAAACGAAAAGCCTTGTATGACATGGCTAAAAAAGCCCGACCGGAACGGTGGTCAGCCTCATGCCGTCAGTGGCAGCGGGTAGATGTAGTAATGTTGAATCCAGACAAGCCAGAAACCGGGCTAAAATCTGCAGCGTAA
- the pepA gene encoding leucyl aminopeptidase, which produces MEFSVKSGSPEKQRSACIVVGVFEPRRLSPIAEQLDKISDGYISALLRRGELEGKVGQSLLLHHVPNILSERILLIGCGKERELDERQYKQVIQKTINALNDTGSMEAVCFLTELHVKSRNTYWKVRQAIETAKETLYTFDQLKTNKVEPRRPLRKMVFNVPTRRELTSGERAIQHGLAIAAGIKAAKDLGNMPPNICNAAYLASQARQLADTYDHITTRVIGEQQMKELGMNAYLAVGQGSQHESLMSVIEYKGDPSVDTKPIVLVGKGLTFDSGGISIKPADSMDEMKYDMCGAAAVYGVMRMAAELSLPLNIIGVLAGCENMVDGRAYRPGDVLTTMSGQTVEVLNTDAEGRLVLCDALTYVERFDPDVVIDVATLTGACVIALGHHITGLMSNHNPLAHELLGASEQAGDRAWRLPLADEYQEQLESNFADMANIGGRPGGAITAGCFLSRFTRKYSWAHLDVAGTAWRSGKAKGATGRPVALLSQFLLSRAGFNDAE; this is translated from the coding sequence ATGGAGTTCAGCGTAAAAAGCGGTAGCCCGGAAAAACAACGCAGTGCTTGCATTGTCGTCGGCGTGTTTGAACCGCGTCGTCTGTCCCCTATCGCTGAACAACTCGATAAAATCAGTGACGGCTACATCAGCGCGTTACTTCGCCGCGGCGAGCTTGAGGGCAAGGTAGGACAATCATTGCTCCTGCACCATGTACCGAATATTCTTTCCGAACGCATCTTGCTGATCGGTTGCGGAAAAGAACGCGAGCTTGACGAACGCCAATACAAACAGGTAATTCAGAAAACCATCAATGCACTCAACGATACCGGCTCAATGGAAGCCGTATGTTTTCTGACCGAGTTACATGTAAAAAGCCGCAACACTTACTGGAAAGTACGTCAGGCCATCGAAACCGCCAAAGAAACGCTTTATACCTTCGATCAGTTAAAAACCAACAAAGTCGAACCTCGCCGCCCACTGCGTAAAATGGTGTTTAACGTTCCCACTCGCCGTGAACTGACTTCCGGCGAACGCGCCATTCAGCACGGTTTGGCAATTGCTGCTGGTATCAAAGCCGCAAAAGATCTAGGCAACATGCCGCCTAATATCTGTAATGCCGCTTATCTGGCGTCTCAGGCACGTCAGTTGGCTGATACCTACGACCATATCACCACCCGCGTGATTGGCGAACAGCAGATGAAAGAACTGGGAATGAACGCCTATCTGGCTGTTGGCCAGGGCTCACAGCACGAATCACTGATGTCCGTCATCGAATATAAGGGCGATCCGTCAGTTGATACTAAGCCTATCGTGCTAGTGGGCAAAGGATTGACATTCGACTCCGGTGGCATTTCCATCAAACCCGCCGATAGCATGGACGAAATGAAATACGATATGTGCGGCGCTGCTGCGGTCTATGGCGTAATGCGCATGGCCGCTGAACTGTCTTTGCCACTGAATATCATTGGCGTGCTGGCCGGCTGTGAAAACATGGTGGACGGTCGTGCTTACCGTCCTGGCGACGTACTAACCACGATGTCTGGGCAAACGGTGGAAGTGCTCAACACCGACGCCGAAGGCCGTTTGGTATTATGTGATGCTCTTACCTATGTAGAGCGCTTCGATCCTGACGTCGTCATTGATGTCGCCACGCTGACCGGCGCGTGCGTGATAGCACTTGGCCACCATATCACCGGACTGATGTCGAACCACAATCCGCTGGCACATGAATTGCTGGGTGCATCGGAACAGGCAGGCGATCGCGCCTGGCGGTTACCATTAGCAGATGAGTATCAGGAACAACTGGAATCCAACTTTGCCGATATGGCCAATATCGGTGGACGTCCAGGCGGTGCTATTACCGCAGGCTGCTTTCTGTCGCGCTTTACCCGCAAATACAGCTGGGCGCATCTGGATGTTGCCGGGACAGCCTGGCGCTCCGGCAAAGCCAAAGGAGCGACTGGTCGGCCGGTGGCGCTATTGTCGCAGTTTCTGCTTAGTCGCGCAGGTTTCAACGACGCAGAATAA
- a CDS encoding DUF3223 domain-containing protein gives MSYTINNTIYTTKKDIISQAQSILNKTKDNQEVSISDYNFLIELFKNHDEWEEKSKNECIGITAGRSLHGTRCFYLRTKAGLEDISFHYAIKCLKK, from the coding sequence ATGTCATACACTATCAATAACACTATTTATACTACTAAGAAAGATATAATCAGTCAGGCACAAAGCATTCTAAACAAAACCAAAGACAATCAAGAAGTGAGCATCAGTGATTATAATTTTCTGATCGAATTATTTAAAAATCACGATGAGTGGGAAGAAAAAAGTAAGAATGAATGTATAGGAATCACAGCAGGTAGATCACTACATGGCACCAGATGTTTTTATTTGAGAACAAAAGCAGGCTTAGAGGATATTTCTTTTCATTATGCGATTAAATGCCTCAAAAAATAA
- a CDS encoding transposase has product MKRISPERKASVLAKLLPPYNMTVAAVAQMDGISEATLYNWRNQAKAEGKPVPGADKNGEQWSAEARFATIVETATLSEAEVAEYCRKKGLYPEQLTQWKQAFLQTSAPDDKAALKQSQKENKQLKRELARKEKALAEAAAILVLRKKLRDYYGETDGED; this is encoded by the coding sequence ATGAAACGAATTTCCCCTGAGCGTAAAGCGTCAGTGCTGGCAAAACTGCTGCCCCCTTACAACATGACCGTGGCCGCTGTTGCACAGATGGATGGAATATCTGAAGCTACTCTGTATAACTGGCGAAATCAGGCTAAAGCAGAGGGGAAACCGGTGCCCGGTGCAGACAAAAACGGTGAACAGTGGTCAGCAGAAGCGCGCTTTGCCACCATCGTGGAAACCGCCACGCTTTCTGAGGCTGAAGTCGCAGAGTACTGCCGTAAAAAAGGCCTTTATCCGGAACAACTGACGCAGTGGAAGCAGGCCTTTTTACAGACCTCTGCGCCGGATGATAAAGCCGCGCTGAAACAGAGCCAGAAAGAGAATAAACAGCTGAAGAGAGAGCTGGCCCGTAAGGAGAAGGCACTGGCGGAGGCGGCTGCGATACTGGTACTACGAAAAAAGCTCAGGGATTATTACGGGGAAACGGACGGGGAAGACTGA
- a CDS encoding IS110 family transposase: MFQLGVDVSKKTLDLCLLCDGVKGKVKTRKLKNDFNAVIAVISWLCKQNVGLKNVHIIMEATGVYHESLAYGLHKAGAMISLANPYRSREFARGMGILTKNDRVDAYMLACYGALKAPEAWSPPPDNILHLSALLHRRDALVADSIREKNRLENARATDTPAVITVSIENMLRSLGAELKHLDALIQSHLDQDPELKKNFDLLTSIKSVGFLLGLNMLVILGSHHFETAQQVAAFLGVVPVEKNSGTSVRGRGRLSKIGPPEIRAKLYLASLCGMRFNPAMKAMYERLCQRGKAKMCAIGALMRKLVHWCYGVLKTQKPFDAEYRFSDEHDACKVT, from the coding sequence ATGTTTCAGTTAGGTGTTGACGTCAGCAAGAAAACCCTGGATTTGTGTCTGCTGTGTGATGGCGTAAAAGGCAAGGTGAAAACGCGCAAGCTTAAAAACGATTTTAATGCGGTCATTGCTGTAATTAGTTGGCTCTGCAAACAGAACGTCGGGTTGAAAAATGTTCATATCATTATGGAAGCCACGGGCGTTTATCACGAATCATTAGCATATGGCCTTCACAAGGCCGGTGCGATGATATCGCTTGCCAATCCATACCGCAGTAGAGAATTTGCCCGTGGTATGGGGATCCTGACGAAAAATGACAGGGTTGATGCTTATATGCTTGCCTGTTACGGCGCGCTTAAAGCACCTGAAGCGTGGAGCCCGCCGCCGGACAACATCCTCCATCTCAGTGCGCTTTTGCATCGTCGCGATGCTCTTGTCGCAGACAGTATCCGCGAAAAAAACAGGCTGGAAAATGCAAGGGCAACTGATACCCCCGCTGTTATTACTGTATCTATAGAAAACATGCTCCGAAGTTTAGGTGCAGAACTGAAGCACCTGGACGCTCTCATACAAAGTCATCTCGATCAGGATCCTGAATTAAAAAAGAATTTTGACCTGCTGACATCAATAAAATCCGTAGGTTTTCTGTTGGGTCTGAATATGCTGGTTATCCTGGGTAGCCATCACTTCGAAACAGCGCAACAGGTCGCTGCCTTTCTCGGTGTAGTGCCTGTTGAAAAGAACTCAGGTACTTCAGTCAGAGGACGGGGACGGTTGTCAAAAATCGGGCCGCCGGAGATCCGTGCAAAACTCTATCTGGCTTCGTTGTGCGGCATGAGATTTAACCCGGCGATGAAGGCAATGTATGAGCGATTATGCCAGCGTGGTAAGGCAAAAATGTGTGCCATTGGTGCCCTGATGCGAAAACTTGTTCACTGGTGCTATGGTGTACTGAAAACACAAAAACCGTTCGATGCAGAATACCGCTTTTCTGATGAGCACGATGCATGCAAAGTGACATGA
- a CDS encoding IS110 family transposase produces the protein MNIVFLGIDLAKNVFQLCGLNQAGKPVYTKRTGRKELLQTVANIPACLIGVEASTGAFYWQREFEKLGHNVKVISPQHVKPFVRGQKNDGNDAQAIAVALMQPTMQFVPPKSSEQQDIQALHRARQRIVNHRTATVCQIRGLLLDRGITIGAAVSRVRRAVPLILEDAENGLSTRMRRTIAELYDLFNDLGRRISFFDKEIDVVFRPSEACQRIAKVKGIGPKTATAVVAAIGKGTEFKNGRHFAAWLGLVPRQHSSGDRQVLMNMTKKGDKHLRTLFIHGARAVVRVATNNNDGSLHQWVNQLKERRGFNKTTVAVANKNARIIWSMLRNDTEYQAVGS, from the coding sequence ATGAATATCGTATTTCTGGGTATTGATCTGGCTAAAAATGTTTTCCAGCTTTGTGGATTAAACCAGGCTGGCAAACCGGTTTATACAAAACGTACCGGTCGAAAAGAATTACTCCAGACGGTGGCAAATATTCCTGCCTGTCTGATTGGTGTCGAAGCATCCACAGGCGCATTTTACTGGCAGCGTGAGTTTGAGAAATTGGGTCATAACGTAAAAGTCATCAGCCCACAGCATGTAAAACCTTTTGTCCGTGGGCAAAAAAATGACGGTAACGATGCGCAGGCGATAGCTGTGGCTCTGATGCAACCTACGATGCAGTTTGTTCCACCGAAAAGCTCTGAACAGCAGGATATTCAGGCTCTACACCGTGCAAGACAGCGTATTGTCAATCATCGTACTGCTACAGTCTGTCAAATCCGAGGGCTACTGCTTGATCGGGGAATAACAATCGGTGCGGCAGTCTCAAGAGTTCGTCGTGCCGTTCCGCTTATCCTTGAAGATGCAGAAAATGGTCTCAGTACCCGAATGCGCAGAACGATTGCAGAGCTCTATGATCTTTTTAACGATCTCGGACGGCGTATTAGCTTTTTTGATAAAGAAATAGACGTAGTATTCAGGCCATCCGAAGCTTGTCAGCGAATTGCCAAAGTTAAGGGCATAGGGCCAAAAACTGCCACTGCTGTAGTTGCTGCGATAGGTAAAGGAACAGAATTTAAGAATGGCCGTCATTTTGCTGCATGGCTTGGTTTAGTCCCTCGACAGCACTCAAGCGGCGACAGACAGGTACTGATGAATATGACAAAAAAAGGCGACAAGCATCTGCGGACCCTGTTTATTCATGGTGCCCGCGCTGTCGTCAGAGTTGCCACGAATAACAATGATGGTAGCCTGCATCAGTGGGTTAACCAGTTAAAGGAACGGCGCGGGTTTAATAAAACGACCGTGGCGGTCGCTAACAAGAACGCGAGAATAATCTGGTCGATGCTGAGAAACGATACCGAGTATCAGGCAGTTGGAAGTTAG
- a CDS encoding DNA polymerase III subunit chi — translation MKNTTFYLLEHDSKSGELSACEALACELAAERWRAGKRILIACEDEQQAIRLDEALWQRDPHAFVPHNLAGEGPRQGAPVELSWPQRRGNAPRDLLINLQGQFADFATAFHEVIDFVPYEESLKQLARDRYKAYRSVGFQLTTATPPTH, via the coding sequence ATGAAAAACACAACGTTCTATCTTCTTGAACACGACAGTAAAAGCGGCGAACTGAGCGCCTGCGAGGCACTGGCTTGTGAACTGGCAGCGGAACGTTGGCGTGCGGGAAAGCGCATACTGATTGCCTGTGAAGATGAACAGCAGGCCATACGACTGGACGAAGCATTGTGGCAACGAGATCCTCACGCCTTTGTACCGCATAACCTGGCGGGAGAAGGCCCACGACAAGGCGCACCAGTAGAACTTTCCTGGCCTCAGCGCCGTGGTAATGCACCACGTGATCTGCTGATTAATTTGCAAGGGCAATTCGCAGATTTTGCCACCGCTTTCCATGAAGTGATAGACTTCGTCCCTTATGAAGAATCTCTGAAACAGTTGGCGCGCGATCGCTACAAAGCCTATCGCAGCGTCGGCTTCCAATTGACCACGGCAACACCGCCAACCCACTGA